The following are from one region of the Pseudodesulfovibrio sp. JC047 genome:
- the afpA gene encoding archaeoflavoprotein AfpA, translating into MKIVWGITGAGDLMPELIDIMSDVSHDPDIEITAVLSKAAHTVIHWYKLTDRLKSIAKRVCVEKDANTPFIAGPIQVGKYDLFLAAPLTANSTAKIAHGIADSLITNCVAQACKGDTPTYLLPVDRQVGTTTTTLPDGTPFTLKIRPVDVANVEILRTMDDLHVLEGLDDLRQVLAERLGRGIGGTQ; encoded by the coding sequence ATGAAAATCGTCTGGGGCATCACTGGTGCGGGCGACCTGATGCCGGAACTTATTGACATCATGTCGGACGTCTCGCACGACCCCGACATCGAAATCACCGCAGTCTTGTCCAAGGCAGCCCATACGGTGATTCACTGGTACAAACTGACCGACCGTCTGAAATCCATTGCCAAACGGGTGTGCGTCGAAAAGGACGCGAACACCCCGTTCATTGCAGGTCCCATTCAAGTGGGCAAATACGACCTGTTTCTGGCTGCGCCATTGACGGCCAACAGCACGGCGAAAATCGCCCACGGCATTGCCGATTCGCTCATCACGAATTGCGTTGCCCAAGCGTGCAAAGGTGACACTCCGACCTATCTGCTCCCAGTGGACAGGCAAGTCGGCACCACGACCACCACACTCCCGGACGGCACCCCATTCACCCTGAAAATCCGGCCCGTGGATGTCGCCAACGTCGAAATACTCCGCACCATGGATGATCTCCACGTTCTGGAAGGACTGGACGACCTCCGACAGGTTCTTGCAGAACGACTGGGACGAGGCATCGGAGGAACACAATGA
- a CDS encoding beta-ribofuranosylaminobenzene 5'-phosphate synthase family protein — protein sequence MKITVTAHARLHFGFTNLTPELGTVYGSVGVGLKEPFTRITATSAADFSVHGPRSEQVAEYATRLAKQYGIAWNAHLMIEDTIDRHSGLGSGTQTALATAAALLHLHGMDCDIRTAAGALDRGLRSGVGIATFESGGFILDGGHQRLDRPEVIVPSNVLVHHDFPEDWHFVLFLPAVKPGLSGKNEGTVFHELGDTRAISDAICRTVLLNMLPALINKDIEAFGTALTEVDTWTGHFFNKAQGGTYREALAHDAVENLLSAGAYGVGQSSWGPCLYGLVDSRTEQSVVRAGKEFLTAHGLDGTVRVVRPNNSGATIRVDD from the coding sequence ATGAAAATCACTGTCACCGCTCACGCCAGACTCCATTTCGGTTTTACCAATCTGACGCCCGAACTGGGTACTGTCTACGGCAGTGTCGGGGTCGGGCTGAAGGAACCATTCACCCGCATCACCGCCACGTCGGCCGCTGATTTTTCCGTACACGGGCCACGGTCCGAACAGGTTGCTGAATACGCCACTCGACTGGCCAAACAGTATGGGATTGCATGGAACGCCCATTTGATGATCGAGGACACCATTGACCGACATTCCGGTCTTGGGTCCGGTACCCAGACGGCCCTTGCCACCGCAGCCGCACTGCTCCATCTGCACGGCATGGACTGCGACATTCGCACGGCAGCCGGTGCTCTGGACCGGGGACTTCGCTCCGGCGTGGGCATCGCAACCTTTGAATCAGGCGGATTCATTCTCGACGGCGGCCACCAGCGTCTGGACCGGCCAGAAGTCATTGTCCCCTCAAATGTGCTGGTCCACCACGATTTCCCGGAAGACTGGCATTTCGTGCTTTTCCTTCCGGCGGTCAAACCCGGTTTGTCAGGAAAAAACGAAGGGACCGTGTTTCATGAGCTGGGTGACACCCGCGCCATTTCCGATGCCATTTGCCGGACGGTTCTCCTGAACATGCTGCCCGCCCTGATCAACAAGGATATCGAAGCCTTTGGCACGGCCCTGACAGAGGTGGACACCTGGACCGGACATTTCTTCAACAAGGCCCAGGGCGGGACCTACCGGGAAGCATTGGCCCATGACGCGGTCGAGAACCTCCTCTCCGCCGGGGCCTACGGTGTCGGCCAGAGTTCTTGGGGTCCCTGCCTCTATGGTTTGGTAGACAGCCGAACCGAACAATCCGTGGTCCGCGCCGGCAAGGAATTCCTGACAGCGCACGGTCTGGACGGCACAGTCCGCGTGGTCAGGCCAAACAACTCGGGAGCGACAATCCGTGTGGACGACTGA
- a CDS encoding DUF447 domain-containing protein, giving the protein MKDTCLHAFHRHWIYEVVITAGNVDRVAVGPFGMWTDDGMTLKGSFFKGSSTLQAIEAHRCFVVNPVDDPVVLHAALNRRDSLEFEFLSSGDAAGCPVLAGIPSWLAMRVTHLDDTGDMVLLDAEVVGHGAIHSAPLVNRAKGLFLESLVLSTRCALIGQAAVEQLRENVRVIAKVAPGSRYEKAVRELLALVTESR; this is encoded by the coding sequence ATGAAGGACACCTGCCTGCACGCCTTTCATCGGCACTGGATTTATGAAGTGGTCATCACTGCCGGAAATGTTGATCGGGTGGCCGTGGGACCATTCGGGATGTGGACTGATGACGGCATGACCCTCAAGGGATCGTTTTTCAAGGGATCGTCCACCTTGCAGGCTATTGAGGCCCACCGTTGTTTCGTGGTGAATCCGGTGGATGACCCCGTGGTTTTGCACGCGGCGTTGAACCGGAGGGATTCCCTTGAGTTCGAATTCCTTTCGAGCGGTGACGCCGCAGGGTGTCCGGTGCTTGCCGGAATCCCTTCCTGGCTTGCCATGCGGGTGACCCATCTGGATGACACCGGTGACATGGTGCTGCTGGATGCCGAGGTGGTCGGCCATGGCGCAATCCATTCGGCACCGCTTGTCAATCGGGCCAAGGGGCTTTTTCTGGAAAGTCTGGTCCTGTCCACCCGGTGCGCCTTGATCGGGCAGGCCGCAGTGGAGCAGTTGCGCGAAAATGTCCGGGTCATTGCCAAGGTCGCCCCCGGGTCCCGCTATGAAAAAGCGGTCCGGGAACTGCTTGCCTTGGTAACCGAAAGTAGATGA
- a CDS encoding (5-formylfuran-3-yl)methyl phosphate synthase: protein MQLLVSIVSSDEVSEAVTGTADIIDVKNPPEGSLGAAFPDVIRSIREKTPSDFLVSAAIGDAPQLPGTMALASLGAASCGVEYVKVGLLGARNLDEGIAMVRAVSLAARSFNPEIKIMATGYADGHTVGSISPEDLPIAAAEGGANGCMLDTLTKGKDTLFSFMDIPALDRFLTHGRTLGLETALAGKLRMDHAPTLCELGPDIAGFRSAVCGGDRANGRVNAKSVRQLKSLLNPA from the coding sequence ATGCAACTTTTAGTCAGTATCGTCTCAAGTGACGAAGTCTCCGAAGCCGTGACCGGCACGGCTGACATCATCGATGTGAAAAACCCTCCCGAAGGATCTCTGGGAGCCGCTTTCCCTGACGTCATCCGCAGCATCCGTGAAAAAACCCCGTCCGACTTTCTGGTCAGTGCCGCCATCGGCGATGCCCCGCAACTGCCGGGGACCATGGCCCTTGCCAGCCTCGGAGCCGCATCCTGTGGCGTGGAATACGTCAAGGTCGGCCTGCTTGGGGCCAGAAATCTCGACGAAGGCATCGCCATGGTGCGCGCCGTGAGTCTGGCGGCCCGCTCATTCAACCCGGAAATCAAGATCATGGCCACGGGCTATGCGGACGGGCACACTGTCGGGTCAATCAGCCCCGAGGATCTGCCCATCGCCGCAGCCGAAGGGGGCGCAAACGGCTGCATGTTGGACACGCTCACCAAGGGGAAAGACACCCTTTTCTCCTTCATGGATATCCCCGCACTGGACCGCTTTCTGACCCATGGCCGCACACTCGGTCTGGAAACCGCGCTGGCGGGAAAATTACGCATGGATCACGCACCGACCCTGTGCGAACTCGGACCGGACATCGCTGGTTTCCGCTCTGCGGTCTGTGGCGGGGACAGGGCCAATGGTCGCGTCAACGCCAAGAGTGTCCGTCAGCTCAAATCCCTGCTCAACCCGGCCTGA
- a CDS encoding hydantoinase/oxoprolinase family protein produces MVESRGILGLDIGGANVKAARLDRDQHGVFSARVASAPLEVWRDPSLLVGELLALGRELHAETCAFVALTLTAELCDSFVTKREGVTFICASVRQAFPDLAVFVLDVMTGQWVPLAQEIDAPLRFAANNWMASALLAVQSHPNALLIDIGSTTSDIIPLVDGRVAARGRTDTDRLRYGELVYCGALRSNPNTVVQTVPVHGDLCRVADERFSFMADVHLLLGHITEAEYTCATADGRGTSLKEAHMRLARLVCADSEMLGLSDIRGIARAVYEAQLHGVVTAALQVLSGVDSEQRPETVLAAGSGAFVAAEAGSRLGMNVVFYPGDPKRKQEVVLPALAAARLLAQTVWS; encoded by the coding sequence GTGGTTGAATCCCGTGGGATTTTGGGACTTGATATCGGCGGGGCCAATGTAAAGGCGGCTCGTCTGGATCGGGATCAGCACGGCGTGTTTTCGGCCCGAGTTGCCAGTGCGCCGCTTGAAGTCTGGCGTGACCCGTCACTGCTGGTCGGGGAACTCTTGGCACTGGGGCGGGAACTGCACGCGGAAACCTGTGCGTTTGTCGCTCTGACATTGACCGCTGAACTGTGTGATTCGTTCGTTACCAAGCGGGAAGGCGTGACGTTTATTTGTGCTTCGGTGCGACAGGCCTTTCCCGATCTCGCGGTTTTCGTGTTGGACGTGATGACCGGCCAATGGGTCCCGTTGGCTCAGGAGATCGATGCCCCCTTGCGGTTTGCGGCCAACAACTGGATGGCTTCGGCCTTGCTGGCAGTCCAGTCCCACCCGAATGCGTTGCTTATCGATATTGGCAGCACGACCTCGGATATCATTCCGCTGGTCGATGGTCGGGTTGCAGCCAGGGGCAGAACCGATACCGATCGGCTTCGGTACGGGGAACTCGTGTATTGCGGGGCACTTCGCAGCAACCCGAATACCGTGGTCCAGACCGTGCCCGTGCATGGGGACCTGTGCCGTGTGGCGGACGAACGGTTTTCGTTCATGGCTGATGTGCATCTTTTACTCGGTCACATCACCGAAGCCGAATACACCTGTGCCACGGCTGACGGGCGCGGGACCTCGTTGAAAGAAGCCCACATGCGATTGGCCCGGCTGGTGTGCGCGGATAGCGAGATGCTCGGTCTGTCGGATATTCGAGGCATTGCGAGGGCCGTGTATGAGGCGCAGCTTCACGGCGTTGTCACGGCTGCGCTTCAGGTGCTGTCCGGTGTGGATTCCGAACAGCGGCCTGAAACGGTCCTGGCGGCGGGGAGCGGGGCTTTTGTGGCTGCCGAAGCCGGGTCTCGGCTGGGCATGAATGTTGTTTTCTACCCCGGTGATCCAAAGCGGAAACAGGAAGTCGTGTTGCCCGCGTTGGCTGCGGCGCGGCTGTTGGCCCAAACGGTGTGGTCATGA
- a CDS encoding ATP-grasp domain-containing protein — MNLFVFEFFSAGAMADTPLAASALPEGLAMLNALLRDFSRVDDCRTMTCVQPNLSVEADEVLTVSGDWEAVFDTLASRADFALVIAPDAGDYLADLSQRAMAQGCRLLSSAPEAIRRATDKKQCGQLLRTAGIAMPESMPVSRETLGSVVAHMGFPVVVKPIFGQDCDGVSLVSSTSDLDRAMQLLDGQSEFLVQRYQPGVTASASLLVSGKKNTPLSLNMQHITPGQPFTYCGGMTPLVHPQASAALDMATGAVGCLPGLRGFVGVDMVLTDDACVVIEINPRVTVAYTGVSQSLDLNVAQAMVDAAVLDRLPENVVSKRSISFDKGGPRG; from the coding sequence ATGAATCTGTTTGTTTTTGAATTTTTCAGTGCCGGAGCCATGGCCGACACCCCGCTTGCCGCCAGTGCTTTGCCCGAAGGGCTGGCCATGCTGAACGCGCTCCTGCGGGATTTTTCCCGGGTGGACGATTGCCGGACCATGACCTGTGTGCAGCCGAATCTGTCCGTTGAGGCGGATGAAGTTCTGACTGTGTCCGGCGATTGGGAAGCCGTCTTTGACACGCTTGCTTCCCGCGCTGATTTCGCCCTTGTCATTGCACCGGATGCGGGCGATTATTTGGCCGACCTCAGTCAACGGGCCATGGCCCAAGGATGCCGACTGCTGAGCAGTGCTCCCGAAGCGATCCGTCGTGCCACGGACAAGAAACAGTGTGGCCAACTGCTGCGCACGGCAGGCATCGCCATGCCCGAGTCCATGCCGGTTTCCCGTGAGACTCTCGGTTCGGTTGTGGCACACATGGGGTTTCCTGTCGTGGTCAAGCCGATTTTCGGTCAGGATTGCGACGGCGTCAGCCTGGTTTCATCGACCAGTGATCTGGATCGGGCCATGCAATTATTGGATGGCCAATCCGAGTTTCTGGTGCAACGATATCAGCCCGGTGTCACGGCCAGTGCAAGCCTGCTCGTGAGCGGGAAAAAGAATACGCCCCTGAGTCTGAACATGCAACATATCACGCCGGGGCAGCCCTTTACCTATTGCGGGGGAATGACACCGCTGGTTCATCCGCAGGCCTCGGCAGCGTTGGACATGGCAACCGGGGCTGTAGGATGTCTTCCCGGTCTGCGTGGATTCGTGGGAGTCGATATGGTCCTGACTGATGATGCCTGTGTGGTCATCGAGATCAATCCGAGGGTGACCGTGGCCTATACCGGGGTTTCCCAATCTCTTGACCTCAATGTGGCACAGGCGATGGTTGATGCGGCTGTCCTCGATCGGTTGCCTGAGAATGTGGTCTCGAAGCGGAGTATTTCATTTGATAAAGGAGGTCCTCGTGGTTGA
- a CDS encoding HisA/HisF-related TIM barrel protein produces the protein MEIIPVIDILNGQAVAAIRGERTRYQPVNSEIVDSADPIAVARALERVTQCRTMYIADLDALQGRPWQQDIIRDVTRTVQCECIVDAGVKNATDVRTLMELGVGRAILGTETLPTLSMLDAMIEAAGKDRILPSLDVHNTKILTTAPELKDLHPLDGLARMIDMGLNTFILLTLDVVGTGGGPDWSLLEAAMQRFPNITCLAGGGIASPDDLRKGTALGLKGGLTATALHRRWITTADAEAARIDLA, from the coding sequence ATGGAAATCATTCCGGTTATTGATATATTGAACGGACAGGCCGTGGCCGCCATTCGCGGCGAGCGGACCCGATACCAACCCGTCAACAGTGAAATAGTCGATTCGGCGGACCCCATTGCCGTGGCTCGCGCGCTGGAGCGTGTCACCCAGTGCCGGACCATGTACATTGCGGACCTCGACGCACTCCAGGGACGCCCCTGGCAACAGGATATCATTCGGGACGTGACCCGGACGGTGCAGTGTGAATGCATTGTTGACGCGGGAGTGAAAAATGCCACGGATGTCCGGACCCTGATGGAACTGGGTGTCGGCCGGGCCATTCTTGGGACCGAGACATTGCCCACCCTGTCCATGCTGGATGCAATGATCGAAGCCGCTGGCAAAGATCGGATTCTCCCGAGCCTTGACGTGCACAACACCAAAATACTCACCACGGCCCCGGAACTCAAGGACCTGCATCCGCTGGACGGTCTGGCTCGCATGATAGACATGGGTCTGAACACCTTCATCCTGTTGACGCTGGACGTGGTCGGTACGGGCGGTGGTCCGGACTGGTCCCTGCTCGAAGCGGCCATGCAACGGTTCCCGAACATCACCTGTCTGGCTGGTGGCGGCATCGCGTCACCAGACGACCTGCGAAAGGGAACCGCCCTCGGTCTCAAGGGAGGACTCACGGCCACGGCTCTGCACCGGCGTTGGATAACCACAGCCGATGCAGAGGCGGCCAGAATTGATTTAGCCTGA
- a CDS encoding RimK family alpha-L-glutamate ligase — MKAVILGKNGGKHTVMLQEALAARGVKAPCLPMTRITARPGQDPLATLAGQGTDDRRLADADVVFVRCVPGGSLEQVIYRLDILHTLVLAGKRVVNPPVAIERGADKYLSFGLLAKAGLPVPKTIVTERVDEAMVAFHELGGDVVVKPLFGAEGRGMTRVQDPDVAYRVFKALELGGYIYYLQEFLEHQNEDIRLFVVGGEVIAAMRRQGTTWKTNISVGAKGVALTPDREMTDMALRAASVIGAEYAGVDIMVTNGEYRVIEVNSIPAWAGLKAATGVDAGAALVEYVLEGSG, encoded by the coding sequence ATGAAGGCAGTCATTCTCGGCAAGAACGGCGGTAAACATACGGTCATGCTTCAGGAGGCCCTTGCCGCTCGCGGCGTGAAGGCTCCCTGCCTGCCCATGACCCGGATCACGGCCAGACCCGGACAGGACCCGCTGGCGACGCTTGCGGGGCAGGGAACGGACGACCGGCGACTGGCTGATGCGGATGTGGTTTTTGTGCGATGCGTTCCCGGTGGTTCACTGGAACAGGTCATTTATCGTCTCGATATTCTGCACACTCTGGTGCTTGCCGGAAAACGGGTGGTCAATCCGCCTGTTGCCATCGAACGGGGAGCGGACAAGTATCTGTCATTCGGGCTGTTGGCCAAGGCGGGGTTGCCTGTCCCGAAGACCATTGTCACCGAGCGTGTGGACGAAGCCATGGTCGCGTTTCATGAATTGGGTGGCGATGTGGTGGTGAAGCCGTTGTTCGGTGCCGAGGGGCGCGGCATGACCCGCGTTCAGGACCCGGATGTGGCCTATCGGGTTTTCAAGGCCTTGGAGCTGGGTGGATACATTTATTATCTCCAGGAATTCCTGGAGCATCAGAATGAGGATATCCGGCTGTTTGTGGTGGGTGGCGAAGTGATCGCCGCCATGCGCAGACAGGGCACGACCTGGAAAACCAATATCTCGGTCGGGGCCAAAGGTGTTGCCTTGACGCCCGACCGGGAAATGACGGACATGGCCCTGCGTGCCGCCTCGGTCATCGGTGCCGAGTACGCCGGAGTGGATATCATGGTCACCAACGGGGAGTACCGGGTGATCGAGGTCAATTCCATCCCGGCCTGGGCAGGACTCAAGGCGGCCACAGGTGTTGATGCCGGTGCCGCCCTGGTGGAGTATGTGCTTGAGGGATCAGGCTAA
- the mch gene encoding methenyltetrahydromethanopterin cyclohydrolase, protein MFSTNLNEHSCGLIRFMAERADALHVAAHTLSNGTTVVDAGLSVTGSLEAGRLMGEACLAGCGTVGWSEVRLGDAVYPGVRVVVDRPKAGCMASQYAGWALSLDDDGTGSSYFAMGSGPARMLYAHEPIFEHLGCSETADSAAIVLEGTSLPTETVAETVATACKVAPENLCMVIAPTASMAGSVQISSRVVETGMHKLHELGFDLDAVVSGYGTCPISPVAKNDLRGIGRTNDAVLYGGSVWYTVDCEDDAVERVIDMVPSGSSKDYGTLFYDLFKRYDGDFYKIDPMLFSPAKVTVNNIRTGRVFSAGSVNGELYARSCES, encoded by the coding sequence TTGTTTTCAACAAATCTGAATGAACACTCCTGCGGTTTGATCCGCTTCATGGCTGAACGAGCGGACGCCTTGCATGTGGCGGCGCATACCTTGTCCAACGGGACCACCGTGGTGGATGCCGGGCTTTCGGTGACAGGTTCGCTGGAAGCCGGTCGGCTCATGGGGGAGGCGTGTCTGGCCGGATGCGGTACTGTCGGATGGAGTGAAGTCCGTCTTGGCGACGCGGTCTATCCCGGCGTGCGAGTGGTTGTTGATCGGCCCAAGGCGGGGTGCATGGCGTCCCAGTATGCGGGATGGGCGCTTTCTCTGGATGATGACGGCACCGGGTCATCCTATTTTGCCATGGGATCGGGGCCGGCCCGGATGTTGTATGCACACGAGCCTATTTTCGAGCATTTGGGGTGTTCCGAAACCGCTGATTCGGCCGCCATTGTGCTGGAGGGAACCTCGCTTCCCACTGAGACCGTGGCTGAAACGGTTGCCACGGCCTGCAAGGTGGCACCGGAAAACCTGTGCATGGTGATCGCTCCCACGGCATCCATGGCCGGTTCGGTCCAGATTTCATCCAGAGTGGTGGAAACCGGGATGCATAAATTGCACGAATTGGGATTCGATCTCGATGCCGTGGTCTCCGGATATGGAACCTGCCCGATTTCCCCGGTGGCCAAGAATGACCTTCGGGGCATTGGCCGGACCAACGACGCCGTGCTGTACGGTGGTTCGGTCTGGTATACCGTGGATTGCGAGGATGATGCCGTGGAACGGGTCATCGACATGGTTCCGTCCGGTTCATCAAAGGATTATGGCACCCTGTTTTATGATCTCTTCAAGCGGTATGATGGAGATTTCTACAAGATCGATCCCATGCTGTTCAGTCCGGCCAAGGTCACCGTGAATAATATCAGGACCGGTCGGGTCTTTTCGGCGGGATCGGTGAATGGTGAATTGTACGCGAGGTCCTGCGAGTCATGA
- a CDS encoding formylmethanofuran dehydrogenase subunit C has translation MNFQAETEGGTDACTRLILKTPLSIPLRAPCLTPDVLAGKSEQDIARLTVMSGEDRIPLGELFHIRPGQTDGVELVGDMALVHGIGQSMRHGRLMIRGNVGRDLGAFMRGGSIFVDGSADAYAGAQMRGGRIRITGNAGRRAGGLYPGRTKGVNRGTLVIDGNAGPELGAGMRRGLVVVRGDADGFAGARMIGGTLFVFGHPGVRTGIGNRRGTIVILGDCSELPVSYGVSCTYSPSFLNCFYTQFREWGWDLPEGVESGLYRQYVGDTNVNGKGEILVFNKSE, from the coding sequence ATGAATTTTCAGGCTGAGACCGAAGGCGGTACGGACGCCTGCACCCGACTCATCCTCAAGACACCACTGTCCATTCCTCTGAGGGCTCCGTGCCTGACCCCGGATGTCCTGGCTGGAAAATCCGAACAGGATATCGCGCGCCTGACCGTCATGTCCGGGGAGGATCGAATCCCTCTGGGCGAGCTGTTTCATATCAGACCGGGACAGACCGACGGTGTTGAACTGGTTGGCGATATGGCGTTGGTGCACGGCATTGGGCAATCCATGCGCCACGGTCGATTGATGATTCGAGGGAATGTCGGTCGGGACCTCGGAGCGTTCATGCGGGGCGGGTCCATCTTCGTGGATGGTTCTGCCGATGCCTATGCCGGGGCGCAGATGCGTGGCGGACGGATTCGGATAACAGGCAATGCGGGCCGTCGGGCCGGTGGGCTGTATCCGGGGCGGACCAAAGGCGTCAATCGGGGAACGCTCGTGATTGACGGCAATGCCGGGCCAGAGCTTGGCGCGGGAATGCGGCGTGGACTGGTCGTCGTGCGTGGAGATGCGGACGGCTTTGCGGGAGCGCGCATGATTGGCGGAACACTTTTCGTTTTCGGACATCCGGGAGTGCGTACCGGCATCGGAAACAGACGCGGCACTATTGTCATCCTCGGTGATTGCAGCGAACTGCCAGTGTCGTATGGTGTCAGTTGCACCTATTCCCCTTCTTTCCTCAACTGCTTCTATACGCAGTTCCGTGAATGGGGATGGGACCTGCCCGAAGGTGTAGAATCCGGGCTATACCGACAGTATGTCGGCGATACTAACGTGAACGGAAAGGGGGAAATCCTTGTTTTCAACAAATCTGAATGA
- a CDS encoding DUF6513 domain-containing protein gives MDASRQRYLFVTGKLAARALTDVLKAMDPDFEYEISVLNSSVAALMNLHWIGERLEGAERFDTVVVPGRCHGEIDVLARHLGTKVVRGPEDLNDLPAFFGMAGTKPDLSEYHTKILSEIVDAYTIGTEAIVARAFYYRENGADVIDLGCPPSGGFPGVGEAVTALKSRGFMVSVDTFDPDTIREADRAGVDMLLSVNSSNIEVARDIRAKVVVIPDFGKGVESMERSAAQLVEWGVPHVLDPILDPIGFGLADSIARYSAIREKYPEAEMLMGLGNLTELTHADTTGINAVMAGIMAEQSIDFVLTTEVSPHATGVIREFDRARRMMHYSVNNHVLPVNLTDDLLTIKDAVRPEFSDEELAAIHADVKDRNFRIFVSGGAVVVFNREVFLRGTDTQKLFDQMGVQDPSHAYYIGRELERAVTAARLGKRYVQDNPIHYGYLSGPSRS, from the coding sequence ATGGACGCTTCTCGACAACGCTATCTGTTCGTGACGGGCAAGTTGGCGGCCAGGGCTCTCACCGATGTCTTGAAGGCCATGGATCCGGATTTTGAGTATGAAATCAGCGTCTTGAATTCTTCGGTAGCGGCCCTGATGAATTTGCATTGGATCGGGGAGCGACTGGAAGGGGCCGAGCGATTCGACACCGTGGTCGTGCCCGGTCGATGTCACGGAGAAATCGATGTTCTGGCTCGCCACCTCGGCACCAAGGTCGTGCGTGGACCGGAGGATCTCAATGATCTCCCGGCGTTTTTCGGCATGGCCGGGACCAAACCGGATTTGTCGGAATATCACACGAAAATCCTGAGCGAGATTGTTGACGCCTATACCATCGGTACAGAAGCTATCGTGGCCCGGGCTTTCTATTATCGGGAAAATGGCGCGGATGTCATTGATCTGGGCTGTCCTCCGTCCGGGGGATTCCCCGGCGTGGGCGAGGCCGTGACCGCGCTCAAGTCCCGTGGATTCATGGTCAGTGTGGATACCTTTGACCCGGATACCATTCGGGAAGCCGATCGGGCCGGGGTGGACATGCTGCTGTCGGTCAACAGTTCCAACATCGAGGTGGCACGAGACATCCGTGCCAAGGTGGTGGTCATTCCCGATTTCGGCAAGGGTGTGGAGTCCATGGAGCGCAGTGCCGCTCAACTTGTCGAGTGGGGAGTGCCCCATGTGCTGGACCCGATTCTCGATCCCATCGGGTTCGGATTGGCCGACTCCATCGCCCGGTACTCGGCGATCAGGGAAAAGTATCCCGAAGCGGAGATGCTCATGGGATTGGGCAATCTTACCGAACTGACCCACGCTGATACCACGGGTATCAATGCGGTCATGGCCGGGATCATGGCGGAACAGTCCATTGATTTTGTCCTGACGACCGAAGTTTCTCCCCATGCCACCGGTGTGATTCGGGAATTTGATCGGGCCAGACGCATGATGCATTATTCCGTCAACAATCATGTGCTCCCCGTGAATCTGACCGACGATTTGCTGACCATAAAGGACGCGGTTCGACCGGAATTTTCAGACGAGGAACTGGCGGCCATCCATGCCGATGTCAAGGACCGCAACTTTCGGATATTCGTGTCCGGAGGTGCAGTGGTGGTGTTCAACCGGGAGGTTTTTCTGCGGGGAACAGACACGCAAAAGTTGTTTGACCAGATGGGTGTTCAGGACCCCAGTCACGCTTATTACATTGGCCGTGAACTCGAACGGGCCGTGACCGCTGCCAGATTGGGCAAACGGTATGTGCAGGATAACCCGATTCATTACGGCTACCTGTCGGGTCCCAGTCGGTCATGA
- a CDS encoding 6-pyruvoyl tetrahydropterin synthase family protein — MYSLNVDSQHLNFSAAHFITFAGKCERLHGHNYAVGVYLEGGLTEDDYVYDFVELKKKVKALCDTLDHKFLLPTENPQFQVTFADGEVEIRVHERRYVFPERDVQVVPVSNITAECLAKYLAGELLRELTDSETLSVVQVSVEEAPGQAASFRIENGQRG, encoded by the coding sequence ATGTACAGTTTGAACGTGGACAGTCAGCACCTGAATTTCAGTGCGGCTCATTTCATCACCTTTGCCGGCAAGTGCGAGCGGTTGCACGGCCACAACTACGCGGTTGGGGTGTACCTTGAAGGTGGATTGACCGAAGACGACTACGTGTATGATTTCGTGGAGTTGAAAAAGAAGGTCAAGGCCTTGTGCGATACGCTGGACCACAAGTTCCTGTTGCCCACGGAAAATCCGCAGTTTCAGGTGACGTTCGCCGATGGCGAGGTTGAGATTCGGGTGCATGAACGCCGCTATGTCTTCCCTGAACGGGACGTGCAGGTGGTGCCGGTCTCCAATATCACCGCCGAATGTCTGGCCAAATACCTGGCTGGTGAATTGCTCAGGGAATTGACGGATTCGGAAACGCTTTCTGTCGTGCAGGTCAGTGTGGAAGAAGCCCCGGGACAGGCTGCGTCATTCCGTATTGAAAACGGGCAACGGGGATAG